Proteins encoded in a region of the Triticum dicoccoides isolate Atlit2015 ecotype Zavitan chromosome 3A, WEW_v2.0, whole genome shotgun sequence genome:
- the LOC119267237 gene encoding protodermal factor 1-like gives MGGKVLLISAVLVGLVSLSSCRSLGELHEQKTHYGGSPTPTHGSGGGYNPTPTPTYGTTPTPSYGTTPTPTYGTTPTPSYGTTPTPSYGTTPSTPSTPSHDVPASPKKHGFIGSCDYWKNHPDAIVAAIGSLGNIGKTFGAACSMIGGKKLGNMHDALSNTRTDGIGALIREGAAAYLNSIVNKKFPFTTQQVKDCIVVAVTSDGAASAQAGVFKKANEFHY, from the exons ATGGGTGGCAAGGTTCTTCTGATCAGTGCCGTCTTGGTGGGGCTTGTTTCACTGAGCTCGTGCAGGAGCCTGGGAGAGTTGCATGAGCAGAAGACCCACT ATGGGGGCTCACCAACTCCCACGCATGGGTCAGGAGGAGGCTACAATCCGACACCGACACCAACTTACGGCACTACACCGACGCCATCTTACGGCACTACACCGACGCCAACTTACGGCACTACACCGACGCCATCTTACGGCACTACACCGACGCCATCTTACGGCACTACACCGAGCACCCCAAGTACACCTTCCCATGATGTCCCTGCAAGTCCAAAGAAGCATGGGTTCATTGGATCCTGCGA CTACTGGAAGAATCACCCAGATGCTATAGTTGCAGCTATTGGGTCCCTTGGCAACATCGGCAAGACATTTGGTGCTGCATGCAGTATGATAGGTGGCAAGAAGCTAGGAAATATGCATGATGCACTCTCAAACACTAGAACTGATGGTATTGGCGCCCTGATACGTGAGGGGGCAGCTGCATACCTCAACTCCATTGTGAACAAGAAGTTCCCATTTACCACCCAGCAGGTGAAGGACTGCATCGTCGTGGCCGTGACGTCTGATGGTGCTGCTTCTGCCCAAGCTGGGGTCTTCAAGAAGGCAAATGAATTCCACTACTAA
- the LOC119267236 gene encoding uncharacterized protein LOC119267236 yields MDSPLPQPRRRRPVVLIASCALILLATALLLPRAPAVPPLTPAVRLDPRVARRSGNEVLWQLPPGPPRAAVFVAPGCTIRATDFFDASPGCPRCAGLPEERRFTREALRRGYAVLAVSSRAECWSLDAASASGDGSELAAVGSVIEWWVKEQHPELGGLPLVGIGASSGGYFLSALAARVRFSSVAIVIAEGVFAAMEEIPPGYPPALFVHMPRDADRAQMVAASIDKLKSKHVDVREIQCDAFAVSAEFLAARIPGLTPTVADGLVDVLRHKSFLDEKGFLKNDGRSTPWKEAAEEAKILPEGFRLERHVTEELNIAYAYHEFTSLENEEIFKWFDSHMDHKI; encoded by the coding sequence ATGGACAGCCCCCTCCCGCAGCCGCGCAGGCGCAGGCCCGTCGTCCTGATCGCCTCCTGCGCGCTGATCCTCCTCGCCACCGCCCTCCTCCTCCCGCGCGCTCCCGCCGTCCCGCCGCTGACCCCGGCCGTCCGCCTCGACCCGCGGGTCGCGCGCAGGAGCGGCAACGAGGTGCTGTGGCAGCTGCCGCCGGGCCCGCCGCGCGCCGCCGTGTTCGTCGCCCCCGGGTGCACCATCCGCGCCACCGACTTCTTCGACGCCTCCCCCGGCTGCCCGCGCTGCGCGGGGCTCCCCGAGGAGCGCCGGTTCACGCGCGAGGCGCTCCGCCGAGGCTACGCCGTCCTCGCCGTGTCCAGCCGCGCCGAGTGCTGGTCCCTCGACGCCGCCTCCGCCTCTGGCGACGGcagcgagctcgccgccgtcggttCCGTCATCGAATGGTGGGTCAAGGAGCAGCACCCCGAGCTCGGCGGCCTCCCGCTCGTCGGCATCGGCGCGTCGTCGGGCGGGTACTTCCTCTCCGCGCTGGCGGCGAGGGTCAGGTTCAGCAGCGTCGCCATCGTGATTGCCGAGGGCGTGTTTGCCGCCATGGAGGAAATCCCGCCCGGCTACCCGCCGGCGCTGTTCGTGCACATGCCCAGGGACGCCGACAGGGCGCAGATGGTGGCGGCAAGCATAGACAAGCTCAAGTCAAAGCACGTTGATGTGCGGGAGATCCAGTGCGACGCCTTTGCCGTGAGTGCCGAGTTCTTGGCGGCGAGGATCCCGGGGTTGACTCCCACCGTCGCCGATGGCCTTGTGGACGTGCTTCGCCACAAGTCCTTCTTGGATGAGAAGGGGTTTCTGAAGAACGATGGGAGGAGCACACCGTGGAAGGAGGCGGCGGAGGAAGCCAAGATCCTGCCGGAGGGGTTCCGGCTGGAGAGGCATGTCACGGAGGAGTTGAATATTGCATATGCATACCATGAATTTACCAGCCTGGAGAATGAAGAGATCTTCAAATGGTTCGATTCCCATATGGATCACAAGATTTGA
- the LOC119267238 gene encoding nudix hydrolase 11-like, producing the protein MRPLLSRLFAPSHIAMAAPSASPSRRLAHLTRHLLASSSSSPSGELSSVGAPAAAASGPARAAASKAFAAVLVCIFEDTRGDPRVLLTKRASTLSSHSGEVSLPGGKVDQWDVDVKATALREAEEEIGLDPALVSVVTVLEPFLSKNGLDVTPVIGILSDRALFNPVLNKAEVQDIFDAPLEMFLKDDNRTTRQRDWMGKTIPVQFFDYEAEGKKYVIWGLTAHILTRAASVVLQRQPSFSELPNRPETIPTSKH; encoded by the exons ATGAGGCCTCTGCTCTCCCGCCTATTCGCCCCCAGTCACATCGCCATGGCCGCCCCCTCCGCATCGCCGTCCCGACGGCTCGCCCACCTCACACGCCACCTCctcgcctcttcctcgtcctccccctccggcgagctctcctcggtgggcgcccccgccgccgccgcctccggcccaGCCCGCGCGGCCGCATCCAAGGCCTTCGCCGCCGTGCTGGTCTGCATCTTCGAGGACACACGCGGGGACCCCCGCGTCCTCCTCACCAAACGCGCCTCCACCCTCTCGTCCCATTCAG GGGAGGTGTCGTTGCCGGGAGGCAAGGTGGATCAGTGGGATGTGGATGTTAAGGCCACGGCTCTGCGGGAGGCAGAGGAGGAGATTGGGCTGGACCCGGCGCTTGTATCTGTTGTGACAGTTCTTGAGCCCTTCTTGTCCAAG AATGGCCTTGATGTTACTCCTGTAATTGGCATTCTTTCGGATAGAGCTCTATTCAATCCTGTCTTGAATAAAGCTGAAGTGCAAGACATCTTTGACGCCCCTCTGGAGATGTTTCTGAAG GATGATAACCGGACAACAAGACAAAGGGACTGGATGGGGAAGACTATTCCGGTCCAGTTCTTTGACTACGAGGCAGAGGGCAAAAAATATGTCATTTGGGGCTTAACCGCACACATTCTGACCCGTGCTGCATCAGTCGTTCTACAGAGACAGCCATCATTCTCTGAACTTCCGAATAGACCAGAAACTATTCCCACCAGCAAGCACTGA